A section of the Bombus huntii isolate Logan2020A chromosome 5, iyBomHunt1.1, whole genome shotgun sequence genome encodes:
- the LOC126865968 gene encoding uncharacterized protein LOC126865968, producing MRVTAFLPLPNYIRKLMAVIDRRLSLRVVILTISFSHSETCKKDQMKKLIVFVSMVVVVAAYKKGRRYSALEEFPPYQETGWHPSSSRGQHHSFREPSFKTQYYQSYRHRPYRQDLDSFPEQLSLKDRLLLRDYELLRNRLFYDNSSSFKNAPDFHRQSSIFMNGTPFRNQQNKDQTVSGNEQRPEYQDDRYSSYRQPFRDDFRFADLYDKPIDFYKGQSGQQQVDSVGRDSEYLKHGNHGLGYVSVPPISPYGNALPLSEEASTTMTPSMAPTTTHKPWQLSTVSSATSATTQVHTSTTSELKMDSHSNTVTMPTVKSDTLADAATTSVSASTISTIPASMVTTKQSSNLARLPTTEASLPVMDTESPIISFGRQTVPPIVFQPTTFTSPTPYYLSNELKDKFQQSVLDYLLSQQEKDGIKSNVQILPLNQALPDTSNNSLNNKIPSMVLNYILPENSKGVLKNNLQSSLLSYLLQQESNHGLPFQQSSLSETANHVPLTTIVERPTMTLPSIPIATLSAVSRPVQTINYIPITPPRVSAFVPQDSSTSSGLSLGTPLSSGLSANILSNHIGSTFNSLPGGINTDISAGIPNSLSSNVPTGVSTLNFGENVQYGGQLRPFEPARTHSYSTGLQLQLGGFGGIDYTLRSTSPTLRSTNLDIGKLGLSLPELPRYQLPAFSKVKLGQRLW from the exons ATGCGAGTTACAGCTTTTCTCCCGCTTCCTAACTATATAAGAAAGTTGATGGCAGTGATAGACCGCAGACTATCTTTGCGCGTGGTTATACTTACAATTTCTTTCTCGCACTCCGAAACGTGCAAAAAAGATCAAATGAAGAAACTG ATCGTATTCGTGTCGATGGTTGTGGTTGTCGCTGCGTataagaaaggaagaagataCAGTGCCTTGGAAGAGTTTCCGCCTTATCAAGAGACTGGTTGGCATCCATCTTCTTCTCGCGGGCAACATCATTCATTTCGAGAGCCATCGTTTAAAACGCAATACTACCAATCTTACCGACATCGACCCTATAGACAGGATTTGGATTCTTTTCCGGAGCAACTGTCTCTCAAGGACCGATTGCTGTTGCGAGATTACGAATTATTGAGAAATCGACTATTTTACGATAACAGTTCGTCTTTTAAGAATGCTCCGGACTTCCATAGACAATCTTCGATCTTTATGAATGGAACACCGTTCAGAAATCAACAAAACAAAGATCAGACGGTTTCTGGAAATGAACAGCGACCTGAATATCAAGACGATCGATATTCCTCTTACCGGCAACCTTTCCGCGACGATTTTCGATTTGCCGACCTGTACGATAAACCAATTGACTTTTACAAAGGACAATCAGGACAGCAACAGGTCGATTCAGTTGGTAGAGATTCGGAGTATTTGAAGCATG GTAACCATGGTCTTGGATATGTGTCTGTGCCACCCATTTCGCCGTATGGAAACGCTCTGCCATTGAGCGAGGAAGCATCCACGACGATGACACCCTCAATGGCTCCGAcaaccacccacaaaccatgGCAACTGTCTACTGTCTCCTCCGCAACTTCAGCTACCACCCAAGTTCATACATCTACAACTTCCGAGCTGAAAATGGATTCGCACTCGAATACGGTGACAATGCCAACCGTGAAATCCGATACG CTGGCTGATGCTGCTACCACGAGCGTATCCGCTTCAACGATTTCTACGATACCAGCCTCTATGGTTACCACGAAACAGTCTTCAAACTTGGCTCGTTTACCGACCACTGAAGCTAGCTTACCTGTCATGGACACGGAATCTCCAATCATATCTTTCGGACGACA AACCGTACCTCCGATTGTATTTCAACCGACTACCTTCACTTCACCGACGCCCTATTATCTCTCCAATGAGTTAAAGGACAAGTTCCAGCAGTCCGTGCTTGATTATCTGCTATCCCAACAGGAGAAAGATGGTATCAAAAGCAACGTGCAAATTCTGCCGCTGAACCAAGCACTTCCAGATACGTCGAACAACAGCCTAAACAACAAGATCCCTAGCATGGTACTGAATTACATACTTCCAGAAAACTCAAAGGGCGTTCTGAAGAACAATTTGCAGAGTTCTCTGTTGAGCTATCTGCTGCAGCAGGAATCGAACCATGGTCTACCTTTCCAACAATCATCTCTATCGGAAACTGCGAATCATGTTCCATTAACCACGATAGTGGAGAGGCCAACGATGACACTCCCAAGTATACCGATTGCAACTTTGTCAGCGGTTTCTCGGCCAGTGCAGACGATAAACTACATTCCAATAACACCGCCAAGAGTGTCTGCTTTCGTGCCTCAAGATTCGTCCACATCTTCTGGCCTCTCGTTAG GTACACCTCTGTCTTCTGGCTTGTCCGCGAACATATTGAGTAATCATATCGGCAGCACATTCAACAGTCTACCTGGTGGAATAAACACCGACATATCGGCAGGAATACCCAACAGCCTCTCATCGAACGTTCCCACTGGTGTGTCAACTTTGAACTTTGGCGAAAATGTCCAATATGGAGGGCAGTTGCGACCGTTTGAACCGGCGAGGACTCACTCATATTCCACAG GGTTGCAGTTACAATTAGGCGGCTTCGGAGGGATAGATTACACCTTGCGTTCAACTAGTCCTACTTTACGTTCCACGAACCTCGACATTGGAAAATTGGGATTAAGTTTGCCAGAATTGCCGCGATATCAACTTCCTGCTTTCTCTAAG GTAAAATTGGGTCAACGCTTGTGGTGA